Proteins from one Nyctibius grandis isolate bNycGra1 chromosome 2, bNycGra1.pri, whole genome shotgun sequence genomic window:
- the LOC137674437 gene encoding collagenase 3-like — protein MMQSRLSAVVFFLLGLSFCLTIPIPLEDSHEFTEKDLQFAERYLRTHYDLRPNPAGIMRKSANTVASKLREMQAFFGLEVTGKLDEETYELMQKPRCGVPDVGEYNFFPRKLKWSKTNLTYRIVNYTSDLRRAEVDRAFKKAFKVWSDVTPLNFSRVRSGTADIMISFGTKEHGDFYPFDGPSGLLAHAFPPGPGYGGDAHFDDDEAWSDDSRGYNLFLVAAHEFGHSLGLEHSRDPGALMFPIYTYTGKTGFVLPDDDVQGIQELYGAGDKDPNPKHPKTPEKCDADLSLDAITELRGEMLVFKDRFFWRLHPQMVEAELVLVKSFWPELPNKIDAAYENPIKDLVFMFKGKKVWALNGYDIVEDFPKKIYEMGFPKEMKRIDAAVHIKDTGKTLFFTGNKYWSYDEEAEVMEAGYPRLIEEEFAGIGDRVDAVYQRNGYLYFFNGPLQFEYSIWSKRIVRVLHTNSIFWC, from the exons ATGATGCAATCAAGACTCTCAGCTGTCGTCTTTTTCTTGTTGGGTTTGTCATTTTGCCTGACAATCCCTATTCCCCTTGAAGATAGCCATGAATTCACAGAGAAAGACCTTCAGTTTGCAGAG CGCTATCTCAGAACTCACTATGATCTCCGTCCGAATCCTGCTGGCATAATGAGGAAGAGTGCCAACACAGTGGCATCTAAACTTCGAGAAATGCAAGCATTTTTTGGCTTGGAGGTGACAGGCAAATTAGATGAAGAAACATATGAGCTGATGCAGAAACCAAGATGCGGTGTCCCAGATGTGGGAGAATATAACTTTTTCCCTAGAAAACTCAAATGGTCAAAAACTAATTTGACATACAG AATTGTGAATTACACTTCAGATCTGAGACGTGCTGAAGTAGACAGAGCTTTCAAAAAAGCATTCAAAGTTTGGTCTGATGTGACACCACTTAACTTCAGCAGAGTACGAAGTGGTACAGCTGATATCATGATCTCCTTTGGCACTAAAG AACATGGTGACTTTTACCCCTTTGATGGACCCTCTGGACTACTGGCTCATGCTTTCCCCCCTGGTCCAGGCTATGGAGGAGATGCCCATTTTGATGATGATGAAGCTTGGTCAGATGATTCTAGAG GGTATAACTTGTTTCTTGTCGCTGCCCATGAATTTGGTCATTCACTGGGACTTGAACACTCCAGAGACCCTGGAGCTCTGATGTTTCCAATTTACACATACACTGGAAAAACTGGTTTTGTGCTTCCTGATGATGATGTGCAAGGGATCCAAGAGCTCTATG GTGCTGGAGACAAAGATCCCAACCCAAAACATCCAAAAACACCAGAGAAATGTGATGCAGATTTATCACTTGACGCAATAACGGAACTTCGTGGAGAAATGCTGGTCTTCAAGGACAG ATTTTTCTGGCGACTGCATCCTCAGATGGTTGAGGCAGAACTGGTGTTAGTTAAATCCTTTTGGCCAGAGCTTCCAAATAAAATAGATGCAGCTTATGAAAACCCCATCAAAGATCTTGTGTTCATGTTTAAGG gaaagaagGTCTGGGCTTTGAATGGCTACGACATAGTTGAAGACTTTCCTAAAAAGATATATGAAATGGGGTTCCcgaaagaaatgaaaagaatagATGCAGCCGTCCATATTAAAGACACTGGCAAGACTCTCTTTTTTACTGGAAATAAGTACTGGAG TTACGATGAAGAGGCAGAGGTTATGGAAGCAGGCTACCCCAGGCTGATAGAGGAAGAATTTGCAGGAATTGGTGATAGAGTGGATGCAGTCTATCAAAGAAATG gttatctctacttcttCAATGGACCACTGCAGTTTGAATACAGCATCTGGAGCAAAAGAATTGTCCGTGTCCTGCATACTAACTCCATATTTTGGTGCTAA